A window of Rhododendron vialii isolate Sample 1 chromosome 13a, ASM3025357v1 contains these coding sequences:
- the LOC131314260 gene encoding cation/H(+) antiporter 24 encodes MAMAKMISVGGSQTADQALYVCRHSHGTHPRGIFYSENPLDFSFPLLLLDAILVIFFIRSIHFLLKPLKQPHIVSKILGGIIIGPSVLGRNRAFAKNVFPDNTSYVFKNIGLIGFVYFLFLSGVKMDITAIAKTGKKQLSIGLIGVLVPFLTVLSIMIATRKTLDKELNRVPVMEGIASAFAVTTFPVLYQVIKELNLLSSEVGKLAMSSVMVSDCIGVVCMVIFEAARLETIDALWVLISFIGIAAVIGGFWKAMVWIVKSTPERKPVDPGYVVWIFLAVMVMAFLSDVSGLAVANAPLWLGLAVPAGPPLGAALVEGADTLVTDVFMPFSYAFVGMYTDVSSMVGQWSSVVPLFLMILAAYFTKVVTVLVVALFFEMTVRDGLALSLVMSLRGQVEILIFMHWMDLQIIQVPSFTMLIISTTVLTAIATPLISILYDPTRPYKVNKRRAIQYTPPNTELHIVACIHDQESVTGFLNLLQVSNPSASSPFAVYALRLIELVGRAAPVFVDHEQQAQGFEQYSGFNSIHNALKLFQESQGDYVKFNMFTTVSPTRTMYQDICDLAVTKKAALIILPYNKEYPETRTEAASPQILLRSVNCCVLAHAPCSVGVLVDNGPFRDNKIVNSAMRRITHRFAVLFLGGADAREAIAFADRMAGNVDVSLTAIRFLSHNNEGDDEMEKKLDDGLVTWFWVKNEGNKRVVYREVVVQNGEETVAAIRAMGKDYYDLWIVGRKNGINPVLLQGLSNWSQNNELGVIGDFIASTDVGSRASVLVVQQQVLRGQEPASRGLLRWFSSCSY; translated from the exons ATGGCCATGGCGAAAATGATCAGCGTCGGAGGCTCCCAGACGGCAGACCAAGCGCTGTACGTATGTCGACATTCCCACGGCACTCATCCCCGCGGCATCTTCTACAGCGAAAACCCTTTGGATTTCTCCTTCCCTCTTTTATTACTAGATGCCATCTTAGTCATCTTCTTCATCCGTTCCATCCATTTCCTCCTCAAACCCCTCAAACAACCCCACATCGTCTCCAAAATCCTC GGAGGCATAATAATTGGACCCTCTGTGCTCGGCCGCAACAGGGCATTTGCTAAGAATGTGTTTCCAGACAACACTTCGTATGTTTTCAAGAACATAGGGTTGATCGGATTCGTCTACTTCCTCTTCCTATCCGGCGTGAAGATGGACATCACGGCAATCGCGAAAACCGGAAAGAAACAACTGTCCATAGGCCTAATCGGCGTGCTGGTTCCCTTCCTAACCGTCCTATCTATCATGATCGCGACTCGAAAGACACTCGACAAGGAACTCAATAGGGTTCCTGTCATGGAAGGAATCGCCTCTGCTTTTGCCGTAACCACGTTCCCCGTTCTGTACCAGGTAATCAAAGAGCTCAATCTCCTAAGCTCCGAGGTCGGAAAACTGGCAATGTCATCGGTAATGGTGAGCGACTGCATCGGAGTCGTTTGCATGGTCATATTCGAGGCGGCGAGGTTGGAAACGATCGACGCCTTGTGGGTTCTCATTTCATTCATCGGAATAGCGGCAGTTATCGGCGGCTTTTGGAAAGCGATg GTATGGATCGTGAAATCGACACCGGAGAGGAAACCAGTGGACCCAGGTTATGTGGTGTGGATTTTTCTAGCGGTGATGGTGATGGCATTCTTGAGCGATGTGAGCGGACTTGCGGTGGCGAACGCGCCATTGTGGCTGGGCCTGGCGGTGCCGGCTGGGCCGCCGCTGGGGGCGGCCCTTGTGGAAGGGGCGGATACGCTGGTGACGGATGTCTTCATGCCGTTCTCGTACGCGTTCGTGGGGATGTACACGGACGTGTCGTCGATGGTCGGGCAGTGGTCGAGTGTGGTGCCGCTGTTTCTTATGATCTTGGCAGCTTATTTCACGAAAGTTGTTACGGTCCTGGTGGTGGCTTTGTTTTTCGAAATGACGGTTCGAGATGGTTTGGCCCTGAGCCTTGTGATGAGCTTGAGAGGGCAGGTCGAGATTTTGATATTCATGCACTGGATGGATCTACAG ATTATACAGGTCCCATCTTTCACAATGCTGATAATTTCGACAACAGTCTTGACAGCCATAGCCACACCTTTGATCAGCATACTGTACGATCCGACAAGGCCGTACAAGGTTAACAAGAGGAGGGCCATTCAGTACACCCCTCCAAACACAGAACTCCACATAGTTGCCTGCATCCACGACCAAGAAAGTGTGACCGGATTCCTCAACCTTCTCCAGGTCTCCAACCCGTCGGCGAGCAGCCCGTTCGCGGTGTATGCCCTCCGCCTCATCGAGCTCGTCGGCAGGGCCGCCCCGGTCTTCGTCGACCACGAGCAGCAGGCCCAGGGGTTCGAGCAGTACTCCGGCTTCAACTCGATCCACAATGCTCTCAAGCTCTTTCAGGAATCACAAGGGGACTACGTTAAGTTCAACATGTTCACGACCGTGTCCCCCACGAGGACCATGTACCAGGACATATGCGACCTGGCTGTGACGAAGAAAGCCGCTCTTATTATCTTGCCTTACAATAAAGAGTACCCAGAGACGAGAACAGAGGCGGCGAGCCCGCAAATACTGCTCAGATCCGTAAATTGCTGTGTCCTGGCGCACGCGCCGTGCTCTGTTGGAGTTTTGGTAGACAATGGTCCTTTTAGGGACAACAAAATCGTCAACTCCGCCATGAGACGGATAACGCACCGTTTCGCCGTGCTTTTCTTGGGCGGGGCCGACGCCAGGGAGGCCATTGCCTTTGCGGACCGGATGGCAGGGAACGTGGACGTGTCCCTCACTGCCATCCGGTTCCTTTCTCACAACAACGAAGGGGACGACGAGATGGAGAAGAAACTCGATGACGGTCTGGTGACTTGGTTCTGGGTGAAGAACGAGGGAAACAAGCGGGTGGTTTACAGGGAGGTGGTGGTGCAAAACGGCGAGGAGACTGTCGCTGCGATCCGGGCGATGGGTAAGGATTATTATGACCTCTGGATTGTTGGGAGGAAAAATGGGATTAATCCAGTTTTGTTACAAGGGTTATCGAATTGGAGCCAGAACAATGAACTTGGAGTCATTGGAGATTTTATTGCGTCTACAGATGTAGGGAGTAGAGCTTCTGTATTAGTGGTGCAACAGCAGGTTTTGAGAGGGCAAGAGCCTGCCTCACGAGGTTTACTACGATGGTTTTCAAGCTGTTCGTATTAG
- the LOC131314261 gene encoding laccase-13-like, which yields MEAHNVCVNPRCNSLFLILLAFASITSFANAEIHFHEFVVQATQVKRLCRTHEIITVNGQYPGPTLEVRDGDSLVIKVTNSARYNVTIHWHGVRQRGTPWADGPEYVTQCPIQPGGTYTYRFTIQNQDGTLWWHAHSKWLRATVFGALIIYPKLGTSYPFPTPKLEIPILLGEWWNKDPIDVLRQATFTGAGPAVSDAYTINGQPGDLYRCSSQDTVKFFVESGDIVHLRIINAALNQQLFFMVANHILTVVGADAAYTKPFTTRTLMLGPGQTTNVLLTADQTPGRYYMAARAYASAQNVPFDNTTATAVLEYISTPCKPNQGFPSMPMLPLLPAYNDTATVTAFLAKFRSPATSNVKVPAGIDENLFFTVGLGLVNCNPGPQCQGPNNTRFAASMNNVSFVFPTQASLLQAYYQGIPGVFTTDFPAVPPIAFDYTGNVSRALWQPIFGTKLYKVKYGAKVQIVLQDTAISSTEAHPVHLHGYQFYIVGQGFGNFDPTQDTANFNLIDPPNRNTVVVPVGGWAAIRFLADNPGVWLMHCHIDAHLTWGFAMAFIVENGEGELQSFEPPPEDLPQC from the exons ATGGAAGCTCACAATGTGTGTGTTAATCCACGGTGCAATAGCCTATTCCTCATCCTCCTTGCATTCGCTTCGATTACTTCTTTCGCCAATGCGGAAATTCACTTCCACGAGTTTGTT GTTCAAGCGACACAAGTGAAGAGGTTATGCAGAACCCATGAAATTATTACAGTGAATGGCCAATATCCAGGACCAACACTTGAAGTACGAGACGGCGATTCTCTTGTTATCAAAGTTACGAACAGCGCGCGTTACAATGTCACCATCCACTG GCACGGAGTACGACAGAGAGGAACGCCTTGGGCAGATGGCCCCGAGTACGTGACCCAGTGTCCGATCCAACCGGGaggcacctacacatatcgttTCACCATTCAAAATCAGGACGGAACACTCTGGTGGCATGCTCATAGCAAATGGCTTAGAGCTACTGTTTTTGGAGCACTAATCATCTATCCCAAGTTGGGTACCTCATACCCTTTCCCGACGCCGAAGCTGGAGATCCCCATTCTCCTGG GTGAATGGTGGAACAAGGACCCCATTGATGTTCTAAGACAGGCAACTTTCACAGGTGCAGGTCCAGCTGTTTCCGATGCGTACACCATAAATGGTCAACCTGGTGATCTATACAGATGTTCCAGCCAAG ATACTGTGAAATTTTTTGTGGAATCTGGTGATATAGTTCATCTTAGAATAATTAATGCCGCTCTCAATCAACAACTCTTCTTCATGGTAGCCAACCACATACTCACCGTAGTTGGTGctgatgccgcctacaccaAACCTTTCACAACCAGAACCCTCATGCTGGGACCTGGCCAGACAACCAATGTCCTCCTCACCGCCGATCAGACCCCCGGACGCTACTACATGGCAGCACGTGCCTATGCCAGTGCCCAAAATGTACCGTTTGACAACACCACCGCCACTGCAGTCCTTGAGTATATATCCACCCCTTGCAAACCCAACCAAGGGTTTCCTTCAATGCCAATGTTACCACTATTACCGGCCTACAATGATACAGCCACTGTGACTGCATTCCTAGCCAAGTTTAGGAGTCCTGCTACTTCTAATGTGAAAGTGCCCGCAGGGATTGACGAAAACCTATTTTTCACAGTGGGGCTAGGGCTTGTCAACTGCAACCCTGGTCCTCAATGTCAAGGGCCAAATAATACCCGTTTTGCCGCTAGTATGAACAATGTGTCTTTTGTATTCCCAACACAAGCTTCCTTGCTCCAAGCCTACTACCAAGGTATACCTGGGGTCTTCACGACAGACTTCCCAGCTGTTCCACCGATTGCGTTTGACTATACGGGCAATGTTAGTCGTGCATTGTGGCAACCTATATTTGGGACAAAGCTCTACAAAGTTAAATATGGTGCGAAAGTACAAATCGTGCTTCAAGATACAGCTATCTCCTCAACAGAGGCCCACCCCGTCCATCTTCATGGATACCAGTTCTATATTGTTGGACAAGGCTTTGGTAACTTTGACCCAACACAAGATACTGCCAATTTCAACCTCATTGATCCGCCAAACAGAAATACCGTTGTCGTTCCTGTTGGTGGGTGGGCAGCCATCCGATTTTTGGCTGATAATCCAG GAGTTTGGCTGATGCACTGTCATATAGATGCTCATCTCACTTGGGGTTTCGCCATGGCATTTATAGTCGAGAACGGAGAAGGGGAATTGCAGTCCTTTGAACCTCCTCCAGAAGATCTTCCTCAATGCTAA
- the LOC131314263 gene encoding laccase-13-like: protein MKAYTICMGVLLSLAAIASVSIAETHHHKFVIEETTVNRLCGTHNIITVNGQFPGPTLEVRNGDSLVVEVLNSGRYDATIHWHGIRQLRNPWADGPEYVTQCPIKPGETYTYRFTIEDQEGTLWWHAHSRWLRATVYGALVILPKLGTPYPFPKPKLEIPILLGEWWNRDPISVLQQALFTGAAPNVSDAYTINGEPGDLYSCSSQGTVKFLVESKETVLLRIINAALNQQLFFSLANHKLTVVSADAVYTKPFATSVVLVGPGQTTDVLFTADQAPGRYYMAASAYATAQNAAFDNTTTTAILEYKSAAKGVSSRPVLPQLPRNNDTATATAFTTQFRSPSQVTVPTQIDESLFFTIGLGLVNCTPGPQCQGPNNTRFAASMNNVSFVLPRQTSLQQAYYQNIPGVYTTDFPVAPPVKFDYTGNVPRGLWQPSFGTKLHKMKFGSSVQIVLQDTAIVSTEDHPVHLHGYHFYVVGQGFGNFNPGSTASFNLVDPPQRNTIDVPVGGWAVIRFIADNPGVWFMHCHIDSHLAWGFAMAFIVENGYGELESVIPPPADLPKC from the exons ATGAAGGCTTACACAATATGCATGGGAGTTCTTCTCTCCCTTGCTGCAATTGCTTCTGTTTCAATTGCAGAGACTCATCACCACAAATTTGTG ATAGAAGAAACTACAGTGAATAGGCTGTGCGGTACCCACAACATAATCACGGTCAACGGGCAGTTTCCGGGGCCGACACTGGAGGTTCGGAACGGAGACAGTCTTGTTGTTGAAGTCCTCAACAGTGGTCGTTACGATGCCACCATCCACTG GCACGGAATCCGCCAGTTGCGAAACCCATGGGCAGATGGCCCAGAGTACGTGACGCAGTGTCCGATCAAGCCGGGGGAGACTTACACTTACCGGTTCACAATCGAAGACCAGGAGGGAACTCTTTGGTGGCACGCTCACAGCAGATGGCTAAGGGCCACTGTTTACGGGGCACTCGTCATCCTTCCTAAGCTGGGCACCCCGTACCCCTTTCCAAAACCCAAGCTTGAGATCCCCATTCTTCTTG GGGAATGGTGGAACAGGGACCCCATTAGTGTCCTCCAGCAGGCACTTTTCACTGGGGCAGCTCCAAATGTGTCTGATGCATACACCATCAATGGTGAACCCGGTGATTTATACAGTTGCTCCAGTCAAG GTACTGTGAAATTCTTGGTCGAATCCAAGGAAACAGTTCTCCTCAGAATCATCAACGCTGCACTCAATCAACAACTCTTCTTTTCACTAGCCAACCACAAGCTCACTGTGGTTTCCGCCGATGCCGTTTACACCAAGCCCTTCGCAACCTCAGTCGTCTTGGTGGGACCCGGTCAGACAACCGACGTCCTCTTCACCGCCGATCAAGCCCCAGGCCGCTACTACATGGCAGCCTCAGCATACGCCACCGCCCAAAATGCGGCCTTCGAcaataccaccaccaccgcaatCCTTGAATACAAATCGGCCGCGAAAGGGGTTTCCTCAAGACCAGTTTTGCCACAATTACCGCGCAACAACGACACAGCCACCGCCACTGCATTCACAACGCAATTCAGGAGCCCTTCGCAGGTAACAGTCCCCACTCAGATCGACGAGAGCCTGTTCTTCACCATCGGGTTGGGACTTGTCAATTGTACCCCTGGACCCCAATGCCAGGGGCCCAATAATACCCGTTTCGCTGCTAGCATGAACAATGTGTCATTTGTGCTCCCTAGACAGACCTCATTACAGCAAGCTTATTACCAAAATATACCCGGTGTTTACACTACCGACTTCCCAGTGGCTCCACCGGTGAAATTCGACTACACGGGCAACGTCCCCCGTGGATTGTGGCAACCGAGCTTCGGGACTAAGCTTCACAAGATGAAGTTTGGTTCCAGCGTTCAGATTGTTTTGCAAGATACAGCGATTGTCTCGACGGAGGACCACCCCGTTCATCTTCATGGGTACCATTTCTACGTTGTTGGACAGGGATTTGGTAACTTCAATCCTGGAAGTACTGCATCGTTTAACCTCGTTGATCCGCCGCAGAGAAACACCATTGATGTCCCTGTTGGCGGATGGGCCGTTATCCGCTTTATAGCCGACAATCCAG GAGTATGGTTTATGCACTGTCACATAGATTCTCATCTCGCCTGGGGTTTTGCTATGGCATTCATCGTCGAAAATGGATACGGGGAATTGGAGTCTGTTATACCTCCTCCCGCTGATCTGCCTAAATGCTGA